ACTAGTTTAAGGATTGACTTTTATGAAGATAAAAAGATTTGAATTCAATATGTTTCCCGTGAACTGTTACGTGCTCAGTGATGATAATAACGAAGCAGTAGTCATTGATCCGGGATGCTTTTATGAAGAAGAGAAACAGGCTCTAAAAAATTATATATCCAGTAACGGGCTTACCGTGAAGCATCTGCTGAACACTCACTTGCATCTGGACCACATATTTGGTAATCCTTTTATGCTGCAAGAGTTTGGTTTGAAAGCAGAAGCAAACAAAGCCGATGAGTTCTGGCTTGAAAATGCGCCCAAACAGTCGCGCATGTTTGGCTTTGAACTAAAAGAGACTCCAGTTCCGCTGGGCAAGTATCTTTGCGATGGCGACATAATTACCTTTGGCAATGTAAAACTTGAAGCCATTCATGTTCCGGGGCATTCTCCCGGCAGTCTGGTTTATTATTGCAAAGAGGAGAATTGCATGTTTTCGGGTGATGTTTTGTTTCAGGGAAGCATAGGACGCGCCGATCTTGCCAGAGGCAATTTTGACGAATTGATAGAGAGTATCTGCAGCAGACTATTCTCACTGCCAAATGAAACGATAGTTTATCCCGGACATGGAGCACCCACAACAATTGGAGCCGAAAAGACTGACAATCCTTTTTTCAGATAAGAAAAAAGAAACACAATATTTACTATAAGTAAAAACCTAATACTATGAAAACAGATCTATTATCCGGCCGACATATTGGCATTGAAGAGAAAGATATGGAACACATGCTCACCACCATTGGCGTAAAAAGCCTCGATGAACTGATAAACCAAACTATCCCTTCAAATATTCGTTTGAAAAAGCCATTGGATCTTCCTGCTCCAATGACCGAACGTGCTTTTACAGAACATATTTGCAAGTTGGGAGCAAAGAATAAGCTATTCACTACTTATATAGGTATGGGGTGGTATGACACTATTACTCCTGCCGTGATTCAAAGAAATGTGTTAGAGAATCCGGCATGGTACACCTCTTATACACCTTATCAGTCGGAAGTTTCTCAGGGACGCCTGGAGGCATTGATGAACTTCCAGACTGTGATTACGGATTTAACCGCCATGCCATTGGCAAATTGTTCCTTGCTTGACGAGGCAACTGCTGCGGCTGAAGCTGTTACCATGATGTTTGGTCTGCGTTCACGCGATCAGCAGAAGTCGGGCGCCAATGTACTTTTCGTGGATGAGAAGATTTTTCCGCAGACGCTGGCAGTAATAAATACCCGTGCGGTTCCTCAGGGAGTAGAGGTAAAAACCGGAGATTATAAGACTTTTGAATTTACTCCCGATGTATTTGGCTGTATGGTTCAGTATCCAAATTCGGACGGTAGTATAGAAGATTACCGCGGATTTACAGAAAAAGCACATGCAGCAGGCTGTAAAGTCTCTGTGGCTGCCGATATAATAAGTCTGGCTATACTAGTGCCACCCGGCGAATGGGGAGCAAATATTGTTTTTGGCTCTACCCAGCGGTTAGGTATCCCAATGTATTACGGAGGTCCTTCTGCTGCATTCTTTGCTACCCGCGATGAATTTAAGAGAAATATGCCTGGCCGTATCATTGGCTGGTCGAAAGATAAATACGGGAAACTATGCTACCGCATGGCGTTGCAAACACGAGAACAGCATATTAAGCGTGAGAAGGCTACTTCCAATATTTGTACTTCGCAGGCATTGCTTGCCATCATGTCGGGATTCTATGCTGTTTACCACGGTGCAGACGGCATGAAGAATATTGCCAGCCGAATTCATCAGACTACAACCTACATCAATAAGGGTCTTAAGAAGTTAGGCTACAAACAACATAACGAGCAATACTTTGACACTCTCCGTCTGACACTCATCGATCAGGTATCAGCCGAGCAGATTCGCACCTTTGCTCAGAGTAAGAAAGTAAATCTTAGATATTTTGACAACGGAGATGTGGGTCTTAGTGTAGATGAAACAACTGAGATTCGTGATGTAAATGCACTTCTTACTATTTTCTCCATAGCGGCTGAGAAGGAGTTTTCTGAAGTCAATTCTATTCCCGAAACTGGCTCTATTAAAGAAACACACAAACGTAAGAGTAAATACCTTGCTCATTCTGTATTCAAGATGTATCACACTGAAACAGAAATGATGAGATACATTAAACGTTTGGAAAGGAAAGACATTTCATTGGCACATTCAATGATTTCTTTGGGCTCATGTACCATGAAGCTGAACGCTGCGGTGGAGTTATTTCCGTTGTCGAATCCGGGATTCTCGGGAATTCATCCTTTTGCTCCTGAAGATCAGACAGATGGCTACAATGAACTTATCTGTCATTTAGCAAAATACCTGAAACAAATCACCGGTTTTGAGGGAGTAAGTTTCCAGCCTAACTCTGGAGCTGCCGGCGAATATACCGGACTCCGAGTTATCCGCACTTATCTGATAAGCAAGGGTAAAGGGAATCGTAACAAAGTTTTAATCCCAGCATCAGCTCACGGAACCAATCCGGCATCAGCAGTTCAGGCGGGCTTTACCCCGATTATCTGCGCATGTGATGAGTTTGGTAACGTTGATATGGACGATCTTCGTGCCAAGGCAGAAGAAAACCGTGATGATCTGGCTGCTTTGATGATTACTTATCCGTCTACTCATGGAATATTTGAAACGGAGATTAAGAATATCTGTGAAATTATTCACTCCTGCGGAGCGCAAGTCTATATGGATGGAGCAAACATGAATGCTCAGGTTGGTTTCACTAATCCGGGAACCATTGGCGCTGATGTTTGTCATCTTAACCTGCACAAAACGTTTGCCATTCCTCACGGAGGTGGCGGACCAGGTGCCGGACCTATTTGCGTGGCCAAACATCTGGCTCCTTTCTTGCCCGAACATCCATTCATTGGCGGTTCTATGAATACTGTTTCCTCTGCACCTTACGGAAGTGCAGGCATACTCCCAATCACTTACGGATATATCCGCATGATGGGAACCGAGGGTCTGAAGAAAGCTACGAGCGTTGCTATTTTAAATGCCAACTATCTGGCTGCCCGTCTGAAGGATACCTATGGCATTGTATATAGAGGTGCGAATGGTTTCGTAGGACACGAGATGATTTTGGAATGTCGTAACATATTCCAGGAAACAGGAATATCTGAAAATGACATCGCTAAACGACTGATGGATTACGGTTACCATGCCCCTACTCTGTCGTTCCCTGTTCATGGCACATTAATGGTGGAACCTACAGAAAGCGAAAGTCTGGCAGAGCTGGATAATTTTGTAGATGTGATGCTTTCCATCTACCAGGAAATTCAGGAAGTGAAGGATGGAACTGCCGACAAAGCAGATAATGTTCTGGTAAATGCTCCTCATCCCGAATATGAAGTGGTAGCCGATAACTGGCCGCACGCTTATTCCCGCGAAAAGGCTGCTTATCCTATTCAATCAGTACGTGATAATAAGTTCTGGATAAACGTAGCACGTGTGGACAACACCCTGGGAGATCGTAAATTGCTGACTACAAGATATGAGACTTTCGATTAGATAACTTAATCAATCGAGTAGGAGGAAAATGAAATAGTTTCCTCCTATTTCATTTTCCGACCTCTCACACCACCGTACGTGCGGTTCCGCATACGGCGGTTCCTTATTTACGATACATTTTACTGTAATAATCCAACATCATTGGATAACCTGCATTTCGCAATTTATCTGTATCAATTGCACAGCTAAGAATCGGGCTGCCAGCTATTCGCCAGTAACCTTTCACATATCCCCATTTCTGAGCATGCCATCTATCAATACCGCAACGCAATAGATTGGTTATACGAGTACTGACATTCTTCCAACTTTTCCATATACACATACGAAGCCGGCGACGGAGCCATTGATCTATCCTCTTCAGATGATTTTGCATGTCTGCAAGTTTGAAGTATTCAATCCAGCCACGAATGAATTGATGAAGTTCGTATTTGCGTTTATTGTATCCCATGCCATTACTGCGACCTGTCAGCTCTTTCAAACGAACTTTCAGTTTCATGTAACTTTTGGAGTGTACAGATAAGCGAAATCCTCCTTTGCTATTATAAAAGGAGTAACCTAAGAACTTCATGCCCCGCACATATCCTGCTTTCGTTTTCTCTCGGTTTACCCTCAGGAAGAGGGTTTCTTCGATAAAACAAATGATGTGCTTCATCGTACGACTGGCAGAGCGTTTACTTTTGCAAAATATCATGCAATCATCTGCATAGCGGACAAATGGATGTCCTCGGCGTTCCAGCTCTTTATCCAGTTCATTGAGCATTAT
This sequence is a window from uncultured Bacteroides sp.. Protein-coding genes within it:
- a CDS encoding MBL fold metallo-hydrolase — encoded protein: MKIKRFEFNMFPVNCYVLSDDNNEAVVIDPGCFYEEEKQALKNYISSNGLTVKHLLNTHLHLDHIFGNPFMLQEFGLKAEANKADEFWLENAPKQSRMFGFELKETPVPLGKYLCDGDIITFGNVKLEAIHVPGHSPGSLVYYCKEENCMFSGDVLFQGSIGRADLARGNFDELIESICSRLFSLPNETIVYPGHGAPTTIGAEKTDNPFFR
- the gcvP gene encoding aminomethyl-transferring glycine dehydrogenase — encoded protein: MKTDLLSGRHIGIEEKDMEHMLTTIGVKSLDELINQTIPSNIRLKKPLDLPAPMTERAFTEHICKLGAKNKLFTTYIGMGWYDTITPAVIQRNVLENPAWYTSYTPYQSEVSQGRLEALMNFQTVITDLTAMPLANCSLLDEATAAAEAVTMMFGLRSRDQQKSGANVLFVDEKIFPQTLAVINTRAVPQGVEVKTGDYKTFEFTPDVFGCMVQYPNSDGSIEDYRGFTEKAHAAGCKVSVAADIISLAILVPPGEWGANIVFGSTQRLGIPMYYGGPSAAFFATRDEFKRNMPGRIIGWSKDKYGKLCYRMALQTREQHIKREKATSNICTSQALLAIMSGFYAVYHGADGMKNIASRIHQTTTYINKGLKKLGYKQHNEQYFDTLRLTLIDQVSAEQIRTFAQSKKVNLRYFDNGDVGLSVDETTEIRDVNALLTIFSIAAEKEFSEVNSIPETGSIKETHKRKSKYLAHSVFKMYHTETEMMRYIKRLERKDISLAHSMISLGSCTMKLNAAVELFPLSNPGFSGIHPFAPEDQTDGYNELICHLAKYLKQITGFEGVSFQPNSGAAGEYTGLRVIRTYLISKGKGNRNKVLIPASAHGTNPASAVQAGFTPIICACDEFGNVDMDDLRAKAEENRDDLAALMITYPSTHGIFETEIKNICEIIHSCGAQVYMDGANMNAQVGFTNPGTIGADVCHLNLHKTFAIPHGGGGPGAGPICVAKHLAPFLPEHPFIGGSMNTVSSAPYGSAGILPITYGYIRMMGTEGLKKATSVAILNANYLAARLKDTYGIVYRGANGFVGHEMILECRNIFQETGISENDIAKRLMDYGYHAPTLSFPVHGTLMVEPTESESLAELDNFVDVMLSIYQEIQEVKDGTADKADNVLVNAPHPEYEVVADNWPHAYSREKAAYPIQSVRDNKFWINVARVDNTLGDRKLLTTRYETFD